atgccgAATGAATCTTTGCTGACGTCAAATTTGGGTGAAATTACTAAAATATACTCACGTGCACGTGAGAAAGCATCTCTCTCTtggtctcgctctcgctctctcttggTATCACTCTCGCTTTCTCTCTTCTTTATCCCACTCACAAATCACTACTCTCTTTGTCTTTCGCTTTCTCTCGGCCTCGgtttctctcgctctctctcggTCTCGAttactctcactctctctcgaTTTTAGTCTCTCTCTTCCTTTCCTCACTCATAAATCACTCCTCTCTCTTGCTCATGCTCATTGGAGTTGGTTGCGTTGGAGCTGCTCACTTGGACTTGCCATGttggagaagaaaaagaagacgtGTAAAGGAGAAGAAgtcggagaagaagaagataacgCGTAGAACAAGAAAAAAACGAGAGGGAGAAAGATGTGGCAGCACTGGAGAAgaataggaaaaagaaaaaaatattaagaaagGAATGGCAATACTGTAACTTCATATAGTCATGACATCAATAAAGGggtatttgacatttaaaaaaaaaaaataggtcaTTTGCCATTTTAgaactttaaaataatttttttgtgtaattttttatttttttcgaaacctgttttgtttttaaaatttgactaagaatacAACTCATATGCAaatcattttaagaaaatgagggaatgaaactaaaaaaatcGCACTCATTGACCCAATTAAATATGGGAAaattgtacggatgacccaattttaaggtccaaaatgtcaaatggcccatttttaaaaaataatgtcaattgaccaaCTGCTTACGTCATCACGGGATGAGATTACAAAAAATTTCCCTCTAGTCTATAGCACTCAAACTCAACGGTCGTCCCACTCCACTCAAAAATTGGGAAAACAAATTGTTGTACGTGCAAGTGTCGTTCATCTCACTCTGCAAAACCATTACGACTGTCGTAATCGAAGTTCTCTACTGCCGTAATTGAAGTTCTCTACTCggttagtgaatttaatttttgtcttcCATGTTGTGTTGCGTCTATTTAGGTTGGTCTTGTTTGATTGGTCGTCACGTTCATAACTGGTTTCACATCTGTCTTTTGTTTTGGGTTTCGATGTGTTCTCATTGGTTGAGGACGAAGAAGATATAGTTAGATGACAAGTTAGTGGACGAGTTTTGTGAGAGCGAGATGGGATAGAGCGATTCGAGCTAAAGCGAGATGTGCTAGAGCGATTCGAGCGAAAGCGAGATGTGCTAGAGCGAGATGAGTGAAGCGAGATGTGCTAGAGCGAGAGATAGCGAGAGCTAGCAAGATTAGTAAGACTTTTATAGTATATTTTGTTGGTGATTTTTTAGTATGGACCTGCTAACTGATAAATTGAATGTTTCATTGAACAATCGCAGGAGTAATTTAAGAgtcaaaatctttgaaaattcgTGAAGTTGATAGTTCTCAGGGCAAGTAACTTTCCTGGTCCCATGTTGCCAATGCCAACAGATTGTTAAAGCAGAAGCTCACCGAAAGGCAGTTAGAGATGTTCAAGAAGAACAGTTTTTGGTCAATTTCCTAAGACATTGAACTTGTATTTCAACAACTCTCTAATCCACCATATGTTATTGAGAGAATGAAGAACTAGTGAATGAACTCAATCAGTTTCTTTTCAGATGGAAAGGTTCAGCACATTTTCGAAAGGACGACTTTTTGTGATCACTGGTTTTGTAGCAGTTTTCCCTATGCGAGTTGAACGGATGAGGAATCCTCACACGAACTTTTTTACCAAGTACTTTAGTAGTCGGTTGGCCTCAGACGCATTCCCTTTGCATTTGCTTTGAAGAAGAATACAAAGAATtggtaatttgaaaatgatgatgatgcaGTGAAAATTACCCTAGTATACTTACAGCAAGGTGTTGCAAATGATGGGTAAAAACAAGCAAAAGAATGTTGTGGATCGTACCCTATTTGACGATTTTGAAGACATAGACTACTACAACTCCTTTTTGAATTAGGGTACAATTAATTTGTGCAGAGGACACTCAAACTCCCTGAAGACCGCACTTAAAACAAAGGTTGTCTATACAAGGAGAATGGTGaggggaaataaaaattatgttgtgAAGTACTCACTCCGTGGATTTCCCAAGCATTGCCAGGTAGATGTTCCTTAACCTAACTTTATCTTTGGTTAACATTAacatatgttataaatttgagTTGTTTGGATTTAGGTGTGGACGTACGAAGATCCTTTTCGTCAATAGCAGGAAAGGTTGCCACTCGAAAAGAGCAAGGTAGCGATTCCTCTATATTATACGGTGGTCATGCTCCCTACTCGGTGTCAATTCAAAACACTCGAGGAGAACATTTTTTAGTCTGAAAATGTAAGTGTAATTCTATGTAGCCACAGTATTAATTTATTCGGTAGTTAAATGTACACTAACCATCTTACTGGGTTCCTTAATCGCAGACAAAAGTCCAAAGAATCTTTTCATGTCCTAAGGTTGAGAAGGAGTTTCAGGACGCCCCCAACTGATAGAGGCGTAAAACAACACACGTCAACACCAAGAGTTCAGGAGCTCTAGTAGTCCAAACAGTACGGTGGTTTCAGATAATAAATGGTTCGGAAGGTGGGGGAAGGTGAACAGGAGGGTATTCAGAATGGTGGAGCAAAAGAGGAAGAATCTGATGGAGGACCAAAACATCCTCCAGCCTACTTTACACTCCCAGTGAGGATATGTTTCATAATGTATTGGTGGGTTGGTGACGTAACGTCTTGAGTTTGAGGAGGAGTGTTCTGTCCCGAAGGATTCGGCCGCAGGAAGGGAGCCAATGTTGAACCTGATGTATATGCCTACCTGCGGAGCACATTGATAGCTCAATTATTCGAGCTTGGATCCCATGTATCGAACCTAAGGACGGATGTGAGAGACATGAAAGCACAATTGTCAACTTATTTGTCTCTTATTACAGTCGATAAAAGGTTCCACGATGCCGACAGTCTCCCACTCCACAGACGGCCAGGATCCACTATGTCCCCCCATCCCGACTGTACATAGGTCACCTACACCAACCTGTACGTAGTCACTTCCCACTTACACCTCACACCTCACCTATCACCTACACCATTGTCCAACCTAAGTCACCTACCCCACTCTACCTAAGTCACCTAATTGCACTCCACCGATTCCCACCTCCACCTTCATTTGTACAGCTCGATATCACGACCTCCATCTAACATCTTACATCTCGATTCACAGGTATGATCATTATGTAtttgaaaatttctttcttcataTTTGTTATTCNNNNNNNNNNNNNNNNNNNNNNNNNNNNNNNNNNNNNNNNNNNNNNNNNNNNNNNNNNNNNNNNNNNNNNNNNNNNNNNNNNNNNNNNNNNNNNNNNNNNNNNNNNNNNNNNNNNNNNNNNNNNNNNNNNNNNNNNNNNNNNNNNNNNNNNNNNNNNNNNNNNNNNNNNNNNNNNNNNNNNNNNNNNNNNNNNNNNNNNNNNNNNNNNNNNNNNNNNNNNNNNNNNNNNNNNNNNNNNNNNNNNNNNNNNNNNNNNNNNNNNNNNNNNNNNNNNNNNNNNNNNNNNNNNNNNNNNNNNNNNNNNNNNNNNNNNNNNNNNNNNNNNNNNNNNNNNNNNNNNNNNNNNNNNNNNNNNNNNNNNNNNNNNNNNNNNNNNNNNNNNNNNNNNNNNNNNNNNNNNNNNNNNNNNNNNNNNNNNNNNNNNNNNNNNNNNNNNNNNNNNNNNNNNNNNNNNNNNNNNNNNNNNNNNNNNNNNNNNNNNNNNNNNNNNNNNNNNNNNNNNNNNNNNNNNNNNNNNNNNNNNNNNNNNNNNNNNNNNNNNNNNNNNNNNNNNNNNNNNNNNNNNNNNNNNNNNNNNNNNNNNNNNNNNNNNNNNNNNNNNNNNNNNNNNNNNNNNNNNNNNNNNNNNNNNNNNNNNNNNNNNNNNNNNNNNNNNNNNNNNNNNNNNNNNNNNNNNNNNNNNNNNNNNNNNNNNNNNNNNNNNNNNNNNNNNNNNNNNNNNNNNNNNNNNNNNNNNNNNNNNNNNNNNNNNNNNNNNNNNNNNNNNNNNNNNNNNNNNNNNNNNNNNNNNNNNNNNNNNNNNNNNNNNNNNNNNNNNNNNNNNNNNNNNNNNNNNNNNNNNNNNNNNNNNNNNNNNNNNNNNNNNNNNNNNNNNNNNNNNNNNNNNNNNNNNNNNNNNNNNNNNNNNNNNNNNNNNNNNNNNNNNNNNNNNNNNNNNNNNNNNNNNNNNNNNNNNNNNNNNNNNNNNNNNNNNNNNNNNNNNNNNNNNNNNNNNNNNNNNNNNNNNNNNNNNNNNNNNNNNNNNNNNNNNNNNNNNNNNNNNNNNNNNNNNNNNNNNNNNNNNNNNNNNNNNNNNNNNNNNNNNNNNNNNNNNNNNNNNNNNNNNNNNNNNNNNNNNNNNNNNNNNNNNNNNNNNNNNNNNNNNNNNNNNNNNNNNNNNNNNNNNNNNNNNNNNNNNNNNNNNNNNNNNNNNNNNNNNNNNNNNNNNNNNNNNNNNNNNNNNNNNNNNNNNNNNNNNNNNNNNNNNNNNNNNNNNNNNNNNNNNNNNNNNNNNNNNNNNNNNNNNNNNNNNNNNNNNNNNNNNNNNNNNNNNNNNNNNNNNNNNNNNNNNNNNNNNNNNNNNNNNNNNNNNNNNNNNNNNNNNNNNNNNNNNNNNNNNNNNNNNNNNNNNNNNNNNNNNNNNNNNNNNNNNNNNNNNNNNNNNNNNNNNNNNNNNNNNNNNNNNNNNNNNNNNNNNNNNNNNNNNNNNNNNNNNNNNNNNNNNNNNNNNNNNNNNNNNNNNNNNNNNNNNNNNNNNNNNNNNNNNNNNNNNNNNNNNNNNNNNNNNNNNNNNNNNNNNNNNNNNNNNNNNNNNNNNNNNNNNNNNNNNNNNNNNNNNNNNNNNNNNNNNNNNNNNNNNNNNNAATCCATGAAATGTTGTGGGAAAAACTACATGAATGACATTGCCAATAGATACCGCTCGATCGGATACAAACACCAAGTTAGGGGGTTCTCCAATGGCACACTTCAAGTTCGACATAAACCACTTCCAAGCTCGATcagtttcattgtccactatgACATATGCTAGTAGGTAAACTTGGTTGTTGCCATCTATGGAGACGTCGACCAACATGGtccctttgtattttcctttcagaTGCAATTCATCAACAATTATCACCGGCCGACAACTTGaaaaacctctaatacaaggtCCTAATGTCATAAACATGTACTTGAAATGGACATCATTTTCAAGTTCGATTTCAAATCTTGTACTTGGATTCTCAATTTTTAACGCTTCACCATATGCATGTAGAACAGTGTAAGACTCTTCTGGAGTACCCCTGATGAGAGCATAAGTGGTTTCCCTTGCATGCCACGCcttatcataacttatgtttACGTCGTACTCTCTCCTCATATCCTCGACAATGTGACGAGGTTTATAAACACATCATATGCCTGTAAACTTGTCTTTGATTAGTTCACCAACTACCGAAGCcgttgcttgtctatggtcattatttaaaatttcaatagaatATGTGTGCGACCGCATATACTTCGTGATCTTAAATATGTCACACCCTGGAATTTTAACCACATGAAGGCTCCACTTATAATTATCCTTTATACATTTAACAGTGAACAAAGACTTAGTTGACTTCCttaccttatattcaaaattattgtttatgcaCAGAATAGACAATCTCATTTTTAAATCACTCTTACTCAAAAAAAtttgaccaacttcaacatcTGTCTCGAATGAAGATGTATCAGGCATAATCAATTCCCCTCTACAACATgaagacatggaattcaatcctccTGATCTCTCAGTAACAGCCATTGCAGGTCTATGCACTTCTGAAGGACCACAGTCCATAGAATTTAATCCTTCTAATCTCTCATTATCAACAATGAAAGGATCACGCTCTTCTGAAAGACCATAATCCATAAAATTCAAGCCTGCTAATCTCTCATGACCAGGCACAGGTCTGTTACATTGAGTTTCTCTTTCTAAGTCTACTGCACGAATGCTGTCATTGTctattgataatgttgatggttgAGTGTTCATAGACAATAGGATATCACCCTCTTCTCGATTAAGCTCATATGATGCCTCGTATTGTCTGTCTACACCTATACGATCATCACTTATATTCACATTTTCGTCGTGGTATGATTTTAGTGTTACATATATCTGAATTGTAGAAAGATCATCTCGCCAAAGAATGAAGTCAACATCACCATCATTTCGTATGTAGCGTAGAGGGGCTTCAAagtcaagcttatatttaactctcataaCAACATCAAACTTTGAGCAACTTACATTTGCAATCCTGTAAACGTGAgttttaagttcttcatacttcaagGTAATAGGCACAACGATTCTTGTTAGCTCGCCTCCAACATACAAATTTTGGTTCTCATCCCAATGACCTCCGTATCGAATTAGTACACACTTTCgtgtcatcctacaaagcaagagcACATTTTTTATTAAACAGATAGTAATACACATGGATCTCTCTGTCGCTCCCACGCCTCTCGCTCTCGCACTTCTCGCTGTCGCTCAACCTCATTCTCTCGTTATCGCTCAAGCCCActctctcgctgtcgctcaagCTCActctctcgttgtcgctcaaTGTTGCTCTGTCCACTTTTCTCTTTGTCCCTCTTTCTCACACCCTTTTCGTTATGCTATTTTACAATGTCTATACATACCTGTTTTGAGACCACGTTTCTACAAACACCATGAGACCAAGTTCAAGAAAAGTCTATTCCGTTCTGAAACCCCCTTTTGAAAACTCCGTTTGGTTTAGAAAAACTCCGCTCTGGAAAACCTCGTTCAATAAATCTCCGTTCAACAAAATGACAGTTCAAAtgaagtttagattttaaagaatACACCATTTTTGTGTTAACGATTTTAAGTTGTAGATAGATTTCGTGAAAATTATCAAATCAATTGTACAGTGACAAACAATCACATCACGAAGGAAGATGAACAAACAGTGAGAGCGAGAGGGTTATCTGGCAATTTTTGTAATCTCATCCCGTGATGAGGTAAatagagggtcaattgacattattttttaaaaatggatcatttgacattttggaccctaaaattgggtcatccgtacaattTTCCCATTAAATATATTCATGAatacaattaaaatttaattatgtattgtactaaaatttttttaattgtttttagtTGACAAATTTGGTCGAGGCGGGAGCTTAAAAGGatgatttttttccttaaaaaaaggGGAGAAAATGCTATTGAAATTGTGAAATTATTACTTGTTGATATCATCTTCTTATTCGTTCCTCGTCGGAGAAATCAGAAATGCCTCGAAATACGAACGGAAACAGACACCAAGGCGGAGAAGATGAGGGCGGATTACTGTGGAATCTTCCAGTTCTTAAATCTTCCAGATTCGGAAAGTTAGGTCCCGCCTTCGGTCTCGGCGTTGGTTGTGGCGTCGGCTTTGGCATCGGCCTCGTCGGAGGTCAATTCTTTCATCATTTCTCTCTTTCATTTTActatttcaatttttgcttcaattcaattttgccGTCTGGATTCTTCCACCCTGCAACTTACTGATTGCTATAGTCAGAGGTATTCTTGTTGAATTGGAGGGTGattcagtttgaaatgtttgttTGGTTTAGGCTGATTATCGTTTTAATTTGTATTTGTGTGCCTTCTACTACTGTCTTTGACTGTTGTCTTTCAATATTTCATGTTTCTTGCATTCTGGTTGAGAGTGTTTGGTTGTATATACATTGTCACGCTTGCTGCTGAAATTCTGTAGCCTTATGATATTTGCCCCAAGTTAGGAAGCGTTTGAACTTGTTTTGGAGGAGACAGAATACATATCAGAACATTTCTATTTTTCCACAAAGTATTAAAAAGATGCTATGGTTAACACAGTTATGTTAAAGTTTAGACTTCAGAAAGGGAATGCTATTTTCTAGGATGATCTGAAGATCATTCAAAGGAATAAAATGTACCACTAAGCACGATAACTAGTTTTCCTACAAAATAGCTCAAATTTGAATCCCCAAATAGGCCCATATGTAGTACATTCAGatgtttcttccttttcttttagtCTATTTGCAGTGTACATctttaacatattttttaatttatttttgtccTTTGGGGAGTGCAATGTATTTTTTTATCTTCCGAGTAGAGGGAGGATGGTATGAGTTGTATACTTCTGGATACTGTTGATTATTTCATGCGTCATCTTTATTATTCAACAATTTCAGACATGCCATTTGATGATACATTCGAGATTAGAAGAATACTAAATCTGTATTAGTGGTTGTGAAATTTGTGGACACAATTTCTTCAAGCAGTTTATGGGATGTTTAGTGTcatttatatgtatatacatCTATGTTTTGTTTATATGATTCTTATCAATATGAAAAGCTTTTACCATTTGCACAAGTATATCATCCAAGACCCTTTTTTTTGtctcttcatttcttttttcctgtgtatatatatatatatatatatatcaagttTTGTCAACTTTTATGGTGGTTCTTCTTTTAGTCAGGAGGGTGGgtgttgaattttatttatcTCAATTTTGGAGTCTACAAGTATTACTTGGCTGCATGTTTTAAGTTCCATCAATTTGTTTAGAAGGATTTTCAGGTGCCAAATGCTCGAAATGTTCTAGGATTTAAAAATTAGACTTCACAAAGTACTTCCATGTTGATGAGGAATAAATTCTCTTTATCCTTTGTGATAGTATGGTTTTTAGTCTAAGAAACgccattcattttctttttgataGTAGACATTATATGAATGAGAAAAAAGAGAACAAAGGAACTGGGAAGATAAGGTATTCTTTGCGTCCACCACATGCACACTTACACACACATGGAAGAAGAAGCTATCGTGGGTTTTGGGTTTCGGTAGAAGATAGGGCTTGAGTGTCAAGTGTCAACTAATAAATATTATCATTGTGTAAGTTTTATTTTGAACTTTATACTGTGGTGAACTATCCTTGTTTGGTTTGATTGAAACTACTAAAATATGAATTTGCAAAATTGTTCTCCACTCTAGGTGCTGGATTTGGTCCAGGAATTCCTGGCTTACAACTGGGCTTTGGTCTTGGTGCTGGATGTGGAGTTGGCTTAGGATTTGGCTATGGTGTTGGCAGGGGTATTGCCCAAGATGACAAACGGAGATACTCTAACGTTGGGGATCTGTTACATGGTCATCAAAGTATTTTTCCTCAGTAAGTTCTAAAACTTACTGTTTTCAACTTGTGACTATCATGTTCTCTTAGTGATGCATTAGGTTATTACAAGAGGGATAATTAACCTTTTTGTGGGTTTTGTGACGTGGCTTTTTCCTGACCATGCATTTACTAAGGTGACAATTTTCTATGATGGATGTGTTAAGGACTCTTCTTCTTACAAACAGGAAATCCCATCAAATACCTAATATCTGGAAATCATAGGGCAAGTCTCCCAATGTTATATATTTACTCACGGAAATCCTCAATGATTACAAGATGAAAAgcaaaggaaaatatagaaatactaAGAACAATGAACTAACCTAGCACATTCAAGAGGGCTGAGGATTCTCTCCCAAAGAGCCTATGCTCACCCAAATTCTCCACACTACTAGCCTCACTCTCACTTACTATTTATAACCCAAAAGACCTACcaaatttaatgttttattacTAGAATACCCCTTACTACCAATCATTACTAATAATCCTAATATTTTCCTTACAAGGGCTCTTAAGGAATGATTCAGAATAGTCCCATTCTTGATCTTCTTTCTTCCCCCTCTCTTTCCACTCTATCCCATTGTTCTCTCTTTTTGCTTAGCTTCTCCCTTCATGCTCTCTCTCCTTCCCTATTTTTCTAAATCTTATCAGTACCCTCTCTGTGTGATTAACTTTCCACATCTGCCCTTCTAACAGGACTTCTTACATTTAAA
This DNA window, taken from Benincasa hispida cultivar B227 chromosome 6, ASM972705v1, whole genome shotgun sequence, encodes the following:
- the LOC120079005 gene encoding glycine-rich cell wall structural protein 1 isoform X2; protein product: MPRNTNGNRHQGGEDEGGLLWNLPVLKSSRFGKLGPAFGLGVGCGVGFGIGLVGGAGFGPGIPGLQLGFGLGAGCGVGLGFGYGVGRGIAQDDKRRYSNVGDLLHGHQSIFPQT
- the LOC120079005 gene encoding ctenidin-1 isoform X1, coding for MPRNTNGNRHQGGEDEGGLLWNLPVLKSSRFGKLGPAFGLGVGCGVGFGIGLVGGAGFGPGIPGLQLGFGLGAGCGVGLGFGYGVGRGIAQDDKRRYSNVGDLLHGHQSIFPQKDDIVALVDELVLNSKRLIRATSREIDKWKR